The following proteins come from a genomic window of Enterobacter chengduensis:
- a CDS encoding DUF2755 family protein produces MADFTLSKPIFGGKPKTSTAGNIAYALFVLFCFWAGSQLLNMLVHAPGVYEHLMQVQDNGRPRVEIGFGVSTLFGLIPFLAGCMVLGVVALVLRLRRRR; encoded by the coding sequence ATGGCTGACTTTACATTGTCGAAACCGATTTTTGGCGGCAAACCAAAAACCTCCACGGCGGGTAATATCGCTTATGCCCTGTTTGTCCTGTTCTGCTTCTGGGCCGGCTCACAGCTGCTGAATATGCTGGTCCACGCCCCGGGCGTTTATGAACACCTGATGCAGGTGCAGGATAACGGACGCCCGCGAGTGGAGATTGGATTTGGCGTCAGTACCCTCTTCGGCCTGATTCCCTTCCTCGCGGGATGTATGGTTCTGGGCGTGGTGGCATTAGTGCTGCGCTTACGCCGTCGCCGCTAA
- a CDS encoding DUF2754 domain-containing protein: protein MKLTSKLRRDWHYYAFAIGLIFILNGVVGLLGFEAKGWQTYAVGLVTWVISFWLAGLIIRRRPEETTADEAESANRAD, encoded by the coding sequence ATGAAGCTCACGTCCAAACTACGCCGTGACTGGCACTACTACGCCTTTGCCATCGGGCTGATCTTTATTCTTAACGGTGTCGTGGGCCTGCTGGGGTTTGAAGCAAAAGGGTGGCAAACGTATGCCGTCGGGCTGGTGACCTGGGTAATCAGCTTCTGGCTGGCGGGGTTGATTATCCGCCGTCGCCCTGAAGAGACGACAGCGGATGAGGCGGAGTCGGCGAATCGCGCCGATTAA
- the ddlA gene encoding D-alanine--D-alanine ligase, giving the protein MAKQRVGIVFGGKSAEHEVSLQSAKNIVDAIDKSRFDVVLLGIDKQGQWHVNDASQYLLNAHDPAHIALNPSEVSVATVPGVVKGQLIDAGNAQALAQIDVVFPIVHGTLGEDGSLQGMLRMANLPFVGSDVLGSAACMDKDVTKRLLRDAGLNIAPFVTLTRANRDKHSFAQVSDQLGLPLFVKPANQGSSVGVSKVTSEAEFTQAVRLAFEFDHKVVVEQGIKGREIECAVLGNDFPQASTCGEVVLNSDFYSYDTKYIDDHGAQVVVPADLDPAINDKIRAIAVHAYQTLGCCGMARVDVFLTPENEVVINEINTLPGFTNISMYPKLWQASGLSYPELITRLIELALERHAADGALKSSVNG; this is encoded by the coding sequence ATGGCTAAGCAGCGCGTAGGTATTGTCTTTGGGGGAAAATCAGCGGAGCACGAAGTATCATTGCAATCGGCCAAAAATATCGTTGATGCGATCGATAAAAGCCGTTTTGACGTGGTGCTGCTGGGCATTGATAAACAGGGCCAGTGGCACGTCAACGACGCCAGCCAGTATCTGCTTAACGCGCACGACCCGGCACACATCGCCCTGAATCCTTCAGAAGTGAGCGTCGCGACCGTTCCCGGCGTCGTGAAGGGGCAACTCATCGACGCCGGCAATGCGCAGGCTCTCGCTCAGATCGACGTTGTCTTCCCCATCGTTCACGGCACGCTGGGGGAAGATGGTTCCCTGCAGGGAATGCTGCGCATGGCCAACCTGCCGTTCGTCGGCTCGGACGTCCTCGGCTCTGCCGCGTGCATGGATAAAGACGTCACCAAACGCCTGCTGCGCGACGCCGGGCTGAATATTGCCCCGTTCGTGACGCTCACCCGCGCCAACCGCGACAAGCACAGCTTCGCGCAGGTTAGCGATCAACTGGGGCTGCCGCTGTTTGTGAAGCCTGCCAACCAGGGCTCCTCCGTGGGCGTCAGCAAAGTGACCAGCGAAGCAGAGTTCACCCAGGCCGTCCGCCTGGCGTTCGAATTCGACCATAAAGTGGTGGTTGAGCAGGGGATCAAGGGCCGTGAAATTGAGTGCGCCGTGCTGGGCAACGATTTTCCACAGGCGAGTACCTGCGGCGAAGTGGTGTTAAACAGCGACTTCTACTCCTACGATACCAAATACATTGATGACCACGGCGCGCAGGTTGTCGTTCCTGCGGATCTCGATCCGGCGATTAACGATAAGATCCGGGCGATCGCCGTTCACGCCTATCAGACGCTCGGCTGCTGCGGCATGGCGCGCGTGGACGTGTTCCTGACCCCGGAAAACGAGGTGGTGATCAACGAAATCAACACGCTGCCGGGATTCACCAACATCAGCATGTATCCGAAGCTGTGGCAGGCGAGCGGGCTGAGCTACCCGGAGCTGATCACCCGCCTGATCGAACTGGCGCTGGAGCGTCACGCCGCCGACGGCGCGCTTAAAAGTTCCGTAAACGGTTAA
- a CDS encoding extensin family protein produces the protein MKGKTLLTVFIIVAAAAAGYRWLPSYYNPFKPLTLDDPPGRITQYKLRRLTPEACANLLAQANQRDLIRTQPVADSAGECPLSNVVRVRDFGPVGLNGSFLASCPLALSTALFISQQARPLTKRYTGSDLARIDHLGSFACRNIYHRPDARRSEHATAEALDIAAFRLVNGERVTVLNGWKAANTQPWLKAMLAASCGYYGNGLGPEYNAAHANHFHLGMRGFGLCR, from the coding sequence GTGAAAGGAAAAACGCTGCTGACCGTTTTTATAATTGTGGCCGCTGCAGCGGCGGGCTACCGCTGGTTGCCGTCCTACTACAACCCGTTCAAACCGCTGACCCTGGACGATCCGCCAGGCCGCATCACCCAGTATAAGCTTCGGCGCTTAACGCCCGAGGCGTGCGCAAACCTGCTTGCGCAGGCTAATCAACGCGATCTTATCCGCACCCAGCCGGTCGCTGACAGCGCCGGTGAATGCCCGCTGAGCAACGTGGTGCGCGTGCGCGACTTCGGCCCGGTTGGCCTGAACGGCAGTTTTCTTGCCAGCTGTCCGCTGGCGCTCAGCACAGCCCTCTTTATCAGCCAGCAGGCGCGACCGCTGACAAAACGCTATACCGGCAGCGACCTGGCGCGTATCGACCACCTCGGCAGCTTTGCCTGCCGCAATATTTACCACCGCCCTGACGCGCGCCGCAGCGAACATGCCACGGCCGAGGCGCTGGATATCGCCGCTTTTCGTCTTGTGAACGGTGAACGCGTCACGGTGCTGAACGGCTGGAAGGCGGCAAACACCCAGCCCTGGCTGAAGGCCATGCTGGCGGCAAGCTGTGGCTACTACGGGAACGGCCTGGGGCCGGAGTACAACGCGGCGCATGCCAATCATTTTCATCTGGGCATGCGCGGCTTCGGGCTTTGCCGCTGA
- a CDS encoding multidrug efflux MFS transporter produces MESWKVNLISVWFGCFFTGLAISQILPFLPLYVSQLGVTSHEALSMWSGLTFSVTFLVSAIVSPMWGSLADRKGRKLMLLRASLGMAIAILLQAFATNVWQLFFLRAVMGLTSGYIPNAMALVASQVPRERSGWALSTLSTAQIGGVIGGPLLGGFLADHVGLRAVFIITAILLVVSFLVTLFLIKEGGRPVISKAERLSGKAVFASLPYPGLMISLFVTTMVIQLCNGSVGPILALFIKSMEPESTNIAFLSGMIAAVPGVSALISAPRLGKLGDRIGTARILMATLIVAVVLFFAMSFVTSPLQLGVLRFLLGFADGAMLPAVQTLLVKYSSDQVTGRIFGYNQSFMYLGNVAGPLIGASVSAMAGFRWVFAATAIVVLINIIQLAIALRRRRQMAEARSAR; encoded by the coding sequence ATGGAATCCTGGAAAGTTAATCTCATCTCGGTCTGGTTCGGCTGCTTCTTTACCGGGCTGGCCATTAGCCAGATCCTGCCGTTCCTGCCGCTGTACGTCTCGCAGCTGGGGGTCACCTCGCACGAAGCGCTCTCCATGTGGTCCGGCCTGACGTTTAGCGTCACGTTTCTGGTCTCTGCGATTGTTTCACCCATGTGGGGCAGCCTGGCGGATCGGAAGGGCCGTAAGCTGATGCTGCTGCGCGCCTCGCTCGGGATGGCGATCGCCATTCTGCTGCAGGCCTTCGCCACCAACGTCTGGCAGCTTTTCTTCCTGCGGGCGGTGATGGGGCTGACGTCCGGGTACATTCCGAACGCCATGGCGCTGGTTGCCTCTCAGGTGCCGCGCGAGCGCAGCGGCTGGGCGCTGAGTACGCTCTCAACGGCGCAGATCGGCGGCGTCATCGGCGGGCCGCTGCTGGGGGGCTTTCTGGCGGACCACGTCGGGCTGCGCGCGGTATTTATCATCACCGCGATCCTGCTGGTGGTCAGCTTTCTGGTGACGCTCTTTCTGATCAAAGAGGGAGGCCGCCCGGTTATCAGTAAAGCTGAACGCCTGAGCGGCAAGGCCGTCTTCGCCTCGCTGCCTTATCCGGGGCTGATGATTAGCCTGTTTGTGACCACCATGGTGATCCAGCTCTGTAACGGGTCGGTCGGTCCGATTCTGGCGCTGTTTATCAAGTCGATGGAGCCGGAGAGCACGAATATCGCTTTTCTGAGCGGCATGATTGCCGCCGTGCCGGGCGTATCCGCCCTGATTTCCGCGCCGCGTCTGGGAAAACTGGGGGACAGGATCGGCACGGCGCGCATCCTGATGGCGACGCTGATCGTTGCGGTCGTCCTCTTCTTCGCGATGTCGTTCGTCACGTCTCCGCTTCAGCTTGGCGTACTGCGATTTCTGCTCGGCTTTGCTGACGGCGCCATGTTGCCTGCGGTTCAGACCCTGCTGGTTAAATATTCCAGCGACCAGGTAACGGGGCGTATTTTTGGGTATAACCAGTCATTTATGTATCTGGGGAATGTTGCCGGCCCGCTTATAGGCGCATCCGTTTCCGCAATGGCCGGTTTTCGCTGGGTATTTGCGGCCACGGCCATTGTCGTGTTAATCAATATTATCCAGCTGGCTATTGCGCTGCGTCGCCGCAGACAAATGGCGGAGGCCAGGTCGGCGAGATAA
- the iraP gene encoding anti-adapter protein IraP has product MKNLIAELLVKLAQKEEESKELVAQVEALEIVVTALLRRMDTSDQQALIDSIEGALDKARPDTQVPPEDADLLQQYVKKLLRHPRS; this is encoded by the coding sequence ATGAAGAATCTCATTGCTGAGTTGCTGGTTAAGCTTGCACAAAAGGAAGAAGAGTCAAAAGAGCTGGTTGCCCAGGTCGAAGCGCTGGAGATTGTTGTTACCGCGCTGCTGCGTCGGATGGATACCTCCGATCAGCAGGCATTAATTGACAGCATCGAAGGCGCCCTCGATAAAGCGCGGCCCGATACCCAGGTCCCCCCCGAGGATGCCGATCTGCTTCAGCAATACGTAAAGAAGCTGTTAAGGCATCCGCGCAGCTAA
- the phoA gene encoding alkaline phosphatase: protein MKQSALFIALLPLLITPAIYADTTQTSVLDNRAAKGDITQPGGARRLSEDQTAAIRASLNDKPAKNIILLIGDGMGDSEITAARNYAEGAGGFFKGIDALPLTGQYTHYALDKKTGKPDYVTDSAASATAWSTGVKTYNGALGVDIHEKDHQTLLEMAKAAGLATGNVSTAELQDATPAALVAHVTSRKCYGPSVTSEKCPTNALEKGGKGSITEQLLNARPDVTLGGGAKTFAETATAGEWQGKTLREQAQARGYQLVSDASSLAAITDANQDKPLLGLFSEGNMPVRWEGPKASYHGNIDKPAVTCTPNPKRTDSVPTLAAMTDKAISLLSKSEKGFFLQVEGASIDKQDHAANPCGQIGETVDLDEAVQKALEFAKKDGNTLVIVTADHAHASQIIPPDTKAPGLTQALNTKDGAVMVLSYGNSEEESMEHTGTQLRIAAYGPHAANVVGLTDQTDLFYTMKAALGLK, encoded by the coding sequence TTGAAACAGAGCGCACTTTTCATCGCATTACTTCCCCTGTTAATTACCCCTGCCATTTATGCTGACACCACGCAAACCAGCGTGCTGGACAATCGTGCGGCAAAAGGGGATATCACCCAGCCCGGCGGCGCGCGCCGTTTATCAGAAGATCAAACGGCCGCTATTCGCGCTTCGCTAAATGATAAGCCGGCGAAAAATATTATTCTGCTGATTGGCGATGGAATGGGTGATTCCGAAATCACGGCGGCGCGAAATTACGCCGAGGGGGCGGGCGGCTTTTTTAAAGGTATCGATGCATTACCGCTGACCGGACAATATACCCATTACGCGCTGGATAAAAAAACCGGTAAACCCGATTACGTAACGGACTCCGCGGCCTCTGCCACGGCGTGGTCCACGGGCGTGAAAACCTATAATGGCGCGCTGGGCGTGGATATTCACGAAAAAGATCATCAAACCCTTCTCGAGATGGCAAAGGCGGCGGGCCTGGCGACCGGCAACGTCTCCACCGCTGAGCTTCAGGATGCGACGCCCGCGGCGCTGGTGGCGCACGTGACCTCGCGTAAATGCTACGGTCCGTCAGTGACCAGCGAAAAATGCCCAACCAACGCGCTGGAAAAAGGCGGCAAAGGGTCGATTACGGAACAGCTGCTCAATGCGCGTCCTGACGTGACCCTGGGCGGCGGGGCGAAAACCTTTGCAGAAACCGCGACGGCGGGCGAGTGGCAGGGCAAAACGCTGCGCGAGCAGGCGCAGGCGCGCGGCTATCAGCTGGTGAGTGACGCCAGTTCTCTTGCCGCCATCACCGATGCGAACCAGGACAAGCCGCTGCTGGGGCTCTTCTCTGAGGGCAACATGCCCGTGCGCTGGGAAGGTCCAAAAGCCTCGTATCACGGCAATATCGATAAGCCTGCGGTGACCTGTACGCCAAACCCGAAACGCACGGACAGCGTGCCGACGCTGGCGGCGATGACCGATAAAGCGATCTCTCTGCTGAGCAAGAGCGAGAAAGGGTTCTTCCTGCAGGTAGAAGGCGCGTCAATCGACAAGCAGGATCATGCGGCGAATCCGTGCGGCCAGATTGGTGAAACCGTCGATCTGGACGAAGCGGTGCAGAAGGCGCTTGAGTTCGCGAAAAAAGACGGCAACACCCTGGTGATCGTCACCGCCGACCACGCGCACGCCAGCCAGATTATTCCGCCAGATACCAAAGCCCCGGGCCTGACGCAGGCGCTGAACACCAAAGACGGCGCCGTTATGGTGTTGAGCTACGGCAACTCTGAAGAGGAGTCCATGGAGCATACCGGCACCCAGCTGCGCATTGCCGCCTACGGGCCGCATGCGGCAAACGTGGTCGGCCTGACCGACCAAACGGATCTGTTCTATACCATGAAGGCAGCGCTGGGGCTTAAGTGA
- the psiF gene encoding phosphate starvation-inducible protein PsiF has translation MKTTLLVTLLSGLFLISSANAEEKTLTPQQQRMTTCNQQATSQSLKGDARKTYMSDCLKNGASKPAEKSLTPQQQKMRECNAKATEQSLKGDDRSKFMSACLKKKV, from the coding sequence ATGAAAACAACATTACTGGTTACTCTGCTCTCCGGCCTGTTCCTCATCTCCTCGGCGAATGCTGAAGAGAAAACCTTAACGCCGCAACAACAGCGTATGACCACCTGTAATCAACAAGCGACGTCTCAGAGCCTGAAGGGCGACGCCCGCAAGACCTACATGAGCGACTGCCTCAAAAACGGCGCCTCTAAGCCAGCTGAAAAAAGCCTGACGCCGCAGCAGCAAAAGATGCGCGAGTGTAACGCGAAGGCCACCGAACAGTCCCTGAAAGGGGACGACCGCAGCAAGTTCATGAGTGCCTGCCTGAAGAAAAAAGTGTAG
- the adrA gene encoding diguanylate cyclase AdrA: MMNDETYYNKKRIREEWNLTLSQDDPHRAGIQFARRVRLARAVGLAAMFFPIAGMLVTHFLAGGWWLLLVGWAFVWPHFAWQLSCRAASPHQQEIFNLKIDAIIAGLWIGVMGMSALPTAALLMMVGMNMMGSGGCRLFIPGIALTLLSALVVLPLFGRLAVFNPDLLEWGLTLPVLVLYPMLFAWLSHRTAVRLAEHKQRLEMMSTRDGMTGVFNRRHWEMLLRNEFEHCRRSHCTATILLIDIDHFKNINDTWGHDVGDEAIVAITRQLQLSVRSGDAIGRFGGDEFAVIMSQTAAESAIAVMSRVHERLENLSLPCAPKEALRISVGVAPWGPQFGHYREWLKAADVALYRAKNAGRSRTEVAA, encoded by the coding sequence ATGATGAATGATGAAACCTATTACAACAAAAAGCGCATTCGGGAAGAGTGGAATTTAACCCTTTCTCAGGATGACCCTCACCGCGCCGGCATTCAGTTTGCCCGGCGAGTTCGGCTGGCGCGCGCCGTCGGGCTGGCGGCGATGTTTTTCCCGATCGCGGGGATGCTGGTCACCCATTTTTTAGCCGGAGGCTGGTGGCTTTTGCTGGTGGGCTGGGCCTTCGTCTGGCCCCACTTTGCCTGGCAGCTATCCTGCCGGGCCGCGTCACCGCATCAGCAGGAAATTTTCAATCTTAAAATCGATGCCATTATCGCCGGGCTCTGGATAGGCGTGATGGGGATGAGCGCGTTACCCACGGCAGCGCTGTTGATGATGGTAGGGATGAATATGATGGGCTCCGGCGGCTGTCGTCTGTTTATCCCGGGGATCGCGTTGACCCTGCTTTCCGCGCTGGTGGTGCTGCCGCTGTTTGGTCGCCTGGCCGTCTTCAACCCCGACCTCCTGGAGTGGGGCTTAACCCTTCCCGTGCTCGTGCTCTATCCCATGCTGTTTGCCTGGCTCAGCCACCGTACTGCCGTCAGGCTTGCCGAGCATAAGCAGCGGCTGGAAATGATGAGCACTCGCGACGGCATGACCGGGGTCTTTAATCGCCGACACTGGGAAATGCTGCTGCGAAATGAATTTGAGCATTGTCGGCGCAGCCACTGCACGGCCACGATTTTGCTGATTGATATCGACCACTTTAAAAATATTAACGATACCTGGGGGCACGATGTGGGCGACGAGGCGATCGTCGCCATTACGCGTCAGCTCCAGCTGTCGGTGCGCTCAGGTGATGCGATTGGCCGGTTTGGTGGGGACGAGTTTGCGGTGATCATGTCGCAGACCGCGGCGGAAAGCGCCATCGCCGTCATGTCCCGGGTGCATGAGCGGCTGGAAAACCTCTCGTTACCGTGCGCGCCAAAGGAGGCGCTGCGCATCAGCGTGGGCGTTGCCCCCTGGGGACCGCAGTTTGGGCATTATCGTGAATGGCTCAAGGCGGCTGACGTGGCGCTGTACAGGGCGAAAAATGCCGGGCGCAGCCGCACCGAAGTGGCCGCCTGA
- the proC gene encoding pyrroline-5-carboxylate reductase: protein MDKKIGFIGCGNMGKAILGGLIASGQVLPGQIWVYTPSPDKVAALRDEYGINAAESAQEVAQVADIVFGAVKPNIMIKVLSDITSSLNKETLVVSIAAGVTLDQLARALGHDRKIVRAMPNTPSLVNAGMTSVTPNALVTTEEVADVLNIFRCFGEAEVIAEAMIHPVVGVSGSAPAYVFMFLEAMADAAVLGGMPRAQAYKFAAQAVMGSAKMVLETGKHPGELKDMVCSPGGTTIEAVRVLEERGFRSAVIEAMAKCMEKSEKLSKS, encoded by the coding sequence ATGGACAAGAAAATCGGGTTTATCGGCTGCGGTAACATGGGCAAAGCCATCCTGGGCGGCCTGATCGCCAGCGGGCAGGTGCTGCCGGGTCAGATTTGGGTCTATACCCCGTCACCGGACAAAGTCGCCGCGCTGCGCGATGAATACGGGATCAATGCCGCCGAAAGCGCGCAGGAAGTGGCCCAGGTTGCCGATATCGTCTTTGGCGCCGTCAAGCCGAACATCATGATCAAAGTGCTGAGTGATATCACCTCCAGCCTGAATAAAGAGACGCTGGTGGTGTCGATTGCCGCGGGCGTCACGCTCGATCAGCTGGCGCGCGCGCTGGGTCACGACCGTAAAATCGTCCGCGCAATGCCCAACACCCCTTCACTGGTCAACGCCGGTATGACCTCCGTCACGCCTAACGCGCTGGTGACGACTGAAGAAGTGGCTGATGTACTGAACATTTTCCGCTGCTTCGGTGAAGCTGAAGTGATTGCCGAAGCGATGATCCATCCGGTGGTCGGCGTCAGCGGTTCTGCCCCTGCGTATGTCTTCATGTTTTTAGAAGCGATGGCCGATGCCGCCGTGCTTGGCGGGATGCCGCGTGCGCAGGCGTATAAGTTCGCCGCGCAGGCCGTGATGGGCTCCGCCAAAATGGTGCTGGAAACCGGCAAACATCCGGGTGAACTGAAAGATATGGTCTGCTCCCCGGGCGGTACGACCATCGAAGCGGTGCGGGTGCTGGAAGAGCGCGGGTTCCGCTCGGCCGTCATTGAAGCGATGGCAAAATGCATGGAAAAATCAGAGAAGCTGAGTAAATCCTGA
- a CDS encoding YaiI/YqxD family protein, translating to MAIWVDADACPNVIKEILFRAAERVQMPLTLVANQNIRVPPSRFIRSLRVPAGFDVADNEIVRLCSAEDLVITADIPLAAEVLEKGAAALNPRGERYSPSTIREKLTMRDFMDTMRASGVQTGGPDSLSQRDRQQFAAELDKWLLEVKRRTA from the coding sequence ATGGCGATTTGGGTTGATGCGGACGCGTGTCCGAATGTGATTAAAGAGATTTTATTTCGCGCCGCCGAGCGCGTTCAGATGCCGCTGACGCTGGTGGCGAACCAGAATATACGCGTACCGCCTTCGCGCTTCATTCGCTCATTGCGCGTGCCGGCGGGGTTTGACGTCGCGGATAACGAAATTGTTCGCCTGTGCAGCGCGGAGGATCTGGTGATCACGGCGGATATCCCGCTGGCGGCAGAGGTGTTGGAAAAAGGGGCGGCGGCGCTCAACCCGCGCGGTGAGCGATATTCGCCTTCTACCATTCGGGAAAAACTCACAATGCGCGACTTTATGGATACGATGCGGGCCAGCGGCGTGCAGACCGGCGGGCCGGACAGCCTGTCCCAGCGCGATCGCCAGCAGTTTGCGGCTGAACTGGATAAATGGCTGCTGGAAGTGAAGCGCCGCACAGCGTAA
- the aroL gene encoding shikimate kinase AroL: protein MTQPIFLVGPRGCGKTTVGLELARVCHRQFVDTDHWLQTEAGKTIAEIVEHEGWESFRARETAALKAVTTPAAVIATGGGIVLAECNRHFMREKGIVIYLSAPVSALVGRLEAFPEEGQRPALTSRPLSEEVSEVLAERDALYREAAHHVVDASASPEDVVIQIITALRLACAS from the coding sequence ATGACCCAACCCATCTTTTTAGTTGGCCCTCGCGGCTGTGGGAAAACCACCGTTGGCCTCGAGCTGGCACGCGTGTGTCATCGCCAGTTTGTAGATACCGACCACTGGCTGCAAACCGAGGCCGGAAAAACCATCGCTGAGATTGTTGAGCATGAGGGATGGGAAAGCTTTCGCGCTCGCGAAACCGCCGCGCTGAAAGCGGTCACCACGCCTGCAGCCGTGATTGCGACCGGCGGCGGCATTGTTCTCGCCGAGTGTAATCGTCATTTTATGCGCGAAAAGGGGATTGTGATTTATCTCAGCGCGCCGGTATCCGCTCTGGTGGGGCGTCTGGAAGCCTTCCCGGAAGAGGGGCAACGCCCTGCGCTGACCTCCAGACCGCTCAGCGAAGAGGTGAGCGAAGTGCTGGCCGAGCGCGATGCGTTATACCGCGAGGCGGCTCACCACGTGGTGGATGCGTCCGCCTCTCCCGAAGACGTTGTAATTCAGATTATTACCGCCCTGCGTTTGGCTTGTGCCAGCTAA
- the yaiA gene encoding protein YaiA, producing MPTRPPYPREARIVTVEKGQTGHTVTWYQLRADHPKPDSLISEHETEQEALDAKRRYEDPDKT from the coding sequence ATGCCAACCAGACCTCCCTATCCGCGTGAAGCGCGCATTGTTACCGTTGAAAAAGGCCAGACGGGTCATACCGTGACCTGGTACCAACTGCGTGCCGACCACCCTAAGCCGGACTCGCTGATCAGCGAACATGAGACTGAACAGGAAGCGCTGGATGCGAAGCGGCGCTACGAAGATCCCGATAAAACCTGA
- a CDS encoding AroM family protein — MKATLAILTIGVVPVSEVLPLLTEHVSEQQITHLSLLGKMSREEVMEDYAVEAGEDPLATLLSDGKLAHVSRQKIERALQGVIEVLDNQGYDVILLMSTAPIKGLTARNAILLEPMRIIPPLVASIVDGHQVGVIVPIEELMDNQEAKWHVLEKVPLYALANPFWDSEAKLIAAGKELLERGADVLILDCLGFHQHHRDLLQKALDVPVLLSNVLMARLASELLT, encoded by the coding sequence ATGAAGGCAACGTTGGCGATCCTCACCATTGGTGTGGTCCCTGTAAGCGAAGTGTTACCGCTCTTAACCGAGCATGTATCTGAACAACAGATAACGCATCTGAGCCTGCTGGGGAAGATGAGTCGGGAAGAGGTCATGGAAGACTACGCTGTCGAGGCGGGGGAGGATCCCCTGGCGACGTTATTAAGTGACGGTAAACTGGCGCACGTTTCCCGCCAGAAGATCGAGCGCGCGCTGCAGGGCGTGATAGAAGTGCTCGATAATCAAGGCTATGACGTTATTTTGCTGATGAGCACCGCACCCATTAAGGGCCTCACGGCACGTAATGCGATTTTGCTGGAGCCGATGCGGATCATTCCGCCGCTGGTGGCCTCTATCGTTGATGGTCATCAGGTGGGGGTGATTGTCCCTATTGAGGAGCTCATGGATAACCAGGAGGCAAAATGGCACGTGCTGGAAAAAGTCCCTTTGTATGCGCTGGCCAATCCGTTCTGGGACAGTGAGGCAAAGCTGATTGCTGCCGGTAAGGAGCTGCTGGAGAGAGGCGCCGATGTCCTGATCCTGGACTGCCTGGGTTTCCATCAGCATCACCGTGATTTGCTGCAAAAAGCGCTGGATGTGCCCGTGCTGTTATCCAACGTTCTGATGGCGCGTCTGGCCTCGGAACTGCTCACGTAA
- the ppnP gene encoding pyrimidine/purine nucleoside phosphorylase gives MLQSNEYFSGKVKSIGFTSSSTGRASVGVMAEGEYTFGTAEAEEMTVVSGALNVLLPGETEWKVYAAGQAFNVPGHSEFHLQVAEPTSYLCRYLK, from the coding sequence ATGCTTCAAAGTAACGAATACTTTTCCGGTAAAGTGAAATCCATTGGTTTTACCAGCAGCAGCACTGGCCGCGCCAGTGTCGGCGTTATGGCGGAAGGGGAATACACCTTTGGCACCGCGGAAGCGGAAGAAATGACGGTCGTCAGCGGCGCGCTGAACGTGTTACTGCCGGGCGAAACGGAGTGGAAAGTGTATGCTGCCGGTCAAGCTTTCAACGTGCCTGGCCACAGCGAATTTCATTTGCAGGTGGCTGAACCGACCTCTTATCTGTGCCGCTACCTGAAATAA